Below is a genomic region from Pantanalinema sp..
ATCGCCGGGACCCGCGCCGAGACCCCCACCACGGTGGAGCTGGTCCAGGTCGGCAGCCAGGAGGAGCTCGAGCAGCTGAACGAGACGATCGCCGAGGTCGAGCAGAAGCTTTCGCAGGTCTCTGGCCGCATCCAGGCCCTGATGCGCGACCCCAAGGCGGGCGGTCCGGCCGACCTCCAGCGCCTGACCCCCGTCAAGATCACCCTCAACCTCCAGCTGGCGCAGCTCAAGACGCGCCACAAGCAGATGACCCAGCGCGAGTCCGGGCTGGAGCAGCCGCGCTTCGTGGTCAAGAGCGAGCTCTTCCCCGGGGTCACGGTGCGCTTCGTCACCCGCGAAGGCGAGCGGGCCCAGCGCATCGTGAACAAGCAGTTCGCGGCCACCGCCCGCTTCGTCGAAGGGGAGATCGAGATCTGAGCGCGCCGCTGCTCGACGCCCTCCTTCGCTACCACGATCATCCCTGGGCCCCCTTCCACACCCCCGGCCACAAGCACGGTCGCGCGGCCGACCCCGACGCCCTTCGCCTGTTGGGGGAAGGGGCCTTCGCGCGCGACCTGACCGAGCTGGACGAGACCGACAGCCTGCATGCCCCCGAGGGGGTCATCGCCGAGGCGCAGGTGCTCGCCGCGCGCGCCTTCGGCGCCGACCAGACCCACTTCCTGGTCAACGGCTCGACCGGCGGCATCCACGCCATGGTCATGGCCGCGGTGGCGCCCGGCGAGGCGATCGCCCTGTCTCGCGCCTCCCACCTCTCGGTCCTGGGGGCCGTGGTGCTCGCCGGGGCTCGGCCCGTCTTCGCGGGGGCGAGCTGGGATGCCGACTGGCAGCTTCCCCTTCCTCCCTCGACCGCCGCGCTCGAGGCCGCCTTCGAGGCGCAAGCGGGCCTGCGCGCGGTGCTCGTCACGCGCCCCGACTACTTCGGGCGCGCGGTGTCGCTTTCGCCCTACGCCGAGGCCTGCCGCAGGCACGACCGCCTCCTGCTGGTGGACGAGGCCCACGGGGCGCACCTGGGGCTCGATCCGCGCCTTCCCGCTTCGGCCCTCGCTCAGGGGGCGGACGCCGCGGTGCAGTCCACCCACAAGCTGCTCTCGGGGTTGACCCAGGCCTCCATGCTGCACCTCAAGGGGGATCGCCTCGCGAGCGCGCGCGTGCGCAAGATGCTGCGCCTCTTG
It encodes:
- a CDS encoding aminotransferase class I/II-fold pyridoxal phosphate-dependent enzyme, giving the protein MLDALLRYHDHPWAPFHTPGHKHGRAADPDALRLLGEGAFARDLTELDETDSLHAPEGVIAEAQVLAARAFGADQTHFLVNGSTGGIHAMVMAAVAPGEAIALSRASHLSVLGAVVLAGARPVFAGASWDADWQLPLPPSTAALEAAFEAQAGLRAVLVTRPDYFGRAVSLSPYAEACRRHDRLLLVDEAHGAHLGLDPRLPASALAQGADAAVQSTHKLLSGLTQASMLHLKGDRLASARVRKMLRLLQTTSPSYLLMASLDAARRHRQTRGAAEWQEAIALIDEARERLDRHGVPCLGPGHGPAGEWDPAKLIVDLSGTGHDGYGVADHLHDFFHVQVELATPRYLGALAGPGNTREELDRLVDGILSALFLPAQKAGAFPEVPPDPELVVLPRDAHLGPSRGVPFAQAEGEIAAEWVCPYPPGVPALIPGERITRQVLEYLNALRALGAEFVGPEAPDLETLQVCAPRTALTPC